In Lagopus muta isolate bLagMut1 chromosome 6, bLagMut1 primary, whole genome shotgun sequence, one DNA window encodes the following:
- the LOC125694323 gene encoding palmitoyltransferase ZDHHC13-like isoform X3, with amino-acid sequence MFLCFVMCSLNLVLLLLCRYYISKGAVVDQLGGDLNSTPLHWAIRQGHLPMVTLLLKCGADPSLTDGAGFSSIHLAVLFQHIPIVAYLISKGQNVDTADFSGLRPLMLSAQQVVGPEPTSFLLKFNPSLNAVDNVQKNTALHWAVTSGNVSAVELLLEAGANMDIKTVKGETALDLAIQTQNCFVIYMLMEEGRMRSKRNNRLLRIMEKYELFLLLASCLTVLWAIGYVMNLSSDSWLLKGCLLLFLLVGMALSVRQSVGVKNLRYLPTALMLSSVFWMSVTWFFWFMPDVTNAIVEIPVMFSLVGRLYFFYKAWRTDPGYIMSSEKDKKENIAALAEAGCLDFRTFCTSCLVRKPLRSVHRVPCDSCVARCDQHSLWIAQCIGVGNYHYYLLFLSSLTVTSVWLLYRSLLCMYQ; translated from the exons atgtttttgtgctttgttaTGTGTTCTCTTAatcttgttctgttgctgttatGCAGGTACTATATTTCCAAAGGTGCAGTAGTGGATCAGCTAGGTGGAGACTTGAATTCGACTCCCCTTCACTGGGCCATCAG ACAAGGACACCTACCCATGGTCACCTTATTGTTGAAGTGTGGAGCAGATCCCAGCCTTACTGATGGGGCAGGATTCAGCAGCATTCATTTGGCAGTGCTGTTTCAACACATACCCATTGTAGCTTACCTCATATCAAAGGGCCAG AACGTAGACACAGCAGACTTCAGTGGACTTAGGCCTTTAATGTTATCAGCACAACAAGTGGTGG GACCAGAGCCCACAAGTTTTCTACTAAAGTTTAACCCCTCCCTCAATGCTGTGGACAACGTCCAGAAGAACACTGCGCTGCACTGGGCAGTAACATCAGGAAATGTTAGTGCAGTGGAGCTACTGCTAGAAGCTGGTGCTAACATGGACATAAAAACTGTCAAG GGAGAGACAGCGCTTGACCTTGCAATTCAAACTCAGAATTGCTTCGTCATTTATATGTtaatggaggaaggaagaatgAGAAGCAAAAGGAATAACAGGTTACTGAGAATAATGGAGAAATACGAG ctgttcctgctgctggcgTCTTGCTTGACTGTGTTGTGGGCCATAGGATACGTAATGAACTTAAGTTCTGATTCTTGGCTTTTGAAAGGATgcctgcttctctttctgctggTTGGGATGGCTCTGTCTGTGAG gCAGTCTGTGGGAGTCAAGAATCTGAGGTATCTTCCCACAGCACTGATGCTAAGTTCCGTCTTTTGGATGTCTGTGACGTGGTTTTTCTGGTTCATGCCTG ATGTGACCAATGCCATTGTTGAGATCCCTGTCATGTTCAGCCTAGTGGGTcgtctttattttttctataaaGCCTGGAGGACTGATCCTGGATATATtatgtcttcagaaaaagacaaaaaagag AACATTGCAGCTCTAGCAGAAGCAGGGTGCTTGGACTTCAGAACATTCTGCACGTCATGTCTT GTAAGGAAGCCTTTGAGATCTGTGCACCGCGTTCCTTGTGATTCATGTGTAGCCAGATGTGATCAGCATTCTCTGTGGATTGCACAGTGCATAG GTGTTGGGAACTATCATTACTACCTATTGTTCCTGTCTTCCTTAACAGTGACCAGTGTCTGGCTGCTTTATCGAAGTCTTCTGTGTATGTATCAGTGA
- the LOC125694323 gene encoding palmitoyltransferase ZDHHC13-like isoform X1, with amino-acid sequence MDIKTVKGETALDLAIQTQNCFVIYMLMEEGRMRSKRNNRLLRIMEKYELFLLLASCLTVLWAIGYVMNLSSDSWLLKGCLLLFLLVGMALSVRQSVGVKNLRYLPTALMLSSVFWMSVTWFFWFMPDVTNAIVEIPVMFSLVGRLYFFYKAWRTDPGYIMSSEKDKKENIAALAEAGCLDFRTFCTSCLVRKPLRSVHRVPCDSCVARCDQHSLWIAQCIGTNILNCTEAGKRPVDVCCQLKNENTYWLYH; translated from the exons ATGGACATAAAAACTGTCAAG GGAGAGACAGCGCTTGACCTTGCAATTCAAACTCAGAATTGCTTCGTCATTTATATGTtaatggaggaaggaagaatgAGAAGCAAAAGGAATAACAGGTTACTGAGAATAATGGAGAAATACGAG ctgttcctgctgctggcgTCTTGCTTGACTGTGTTGTGGGCCATAGGATACGTAATGAACTTAAGTTCTGATTCTTGGCTTTTGAAAGGATgcctgcttctctttctgctggTTGGGATGGCTCTGTCTGTGAG gCAGTCTGTGGGAGTCAAGAATCTGAGGTATCTTCCCACAGCACTGATGCTAAGTTCCGTCTTTTGGATGTCTGTGACGTGGTTTTTCTGGTTCATGCCTG ATGTGACCAATGCCATTGTTGAGATCCCTGTCATGTTCAGCCTAGTGGGTcgtctttattttttctataaaGCCTGGAGGACTGATCCTGGATATATtatgtcttcagaaaaagacaaaaaagag AACATTGCAGCTCTAGCAGAAGCAGGGTGCTTGGACTTCAGAACATTCTGCACGTCATGTCTT GTAAGGAAGCCTTTGAGATCTGTGCACCGCGTTCCTTGTGATTCATGTGTAGCCAGATGTGATCAGCATTCTCTGTGGATTGCACAGTGCATAG gAACTAACATATTAAATTGTACGGAAGCTGGGAAGAGACCAGTTGATGTTTGCTGCCAGCTTAAGAATGAGAACACTTACTGGCTCTACCACtaa
- the LOC125694323 gene encoding palmitoyltransferase ZDHHC13-like isoform X2, which produces MDIKTVKGETALDLAIQTQNCFVIYMLMEEGRMRSKRNNRLLRIMEKYELFLLLASCLTVLWAIGYVMNLSSDSWLLKGCLLLFLLVGMALSVRQSVGVKNLRYLPTALMLSSVFWMSVTWFFWFMPDVTNAIVEIPVMFSLVGRLYFFYKAWRTDPGYIMSSEKDKKENIAALAEAGCLDFRTFCTSCLVRKPLRSVHRVPCDSCVARCDQHSLWIAQCIVTQLLQASFW; this is translated from the exons ATGGACATAAAAACTGTCAAG GGAGAGACAGCGCTTGACCTTGCAATTCAAACTCAGAATTGCTTCGTCATTTATATGTtaatggaggaaggaagaatgAGAAGCAAAAGGAATAACAGGTTACTGAGAATAATGGAGAAATACGAG ctgttcctgctgctggcgTCTTGCTTGACTGTGTTGTGGGCCATAGGATACGTAATGAACTTAAGTTCTGATTCTTGGCTTTTGAAAGGATgcctgcttctctttctgctggTTGGGATGGCTCTGTCTGTGAG gCAGTCTGTGGGAGTCAAGAATCTGAGGTATCTTCCCACAGCACTGATGCTAAGTTCCGTCTTTTGGATGTCTGTGACGTGGTTTTTCTGGTTCATGCCTG ATGTGACCAATGCCATTGTTGAGATCCCTGTCATGTTCAGCCTAGTGGGTcgtctttattttttctataaaGCCTGGAGGACTGATCCTGGATATATtatgtcttcagaaaaagacaaaaaagag AACATTGCAGCTCTAGCAGAAGCAGGGTGCTTGGACTTCAGAACATTCTGCACGTCATGTCTT GTAAGGAAGCCTTTGAGATCTGTGCACCGCGTTCCTTGTGATTCATGTGTAGCCAGATGTGATCAGCATTCTCTGTGGATTGCACAGTGCATAG TTACGCAGCTCCTTCAAGCAAGCTTTTGGTAA
- the DNAJC17 gene encoding dnaJ homolog subfamily C member 17 isoform X2, with amino-acid sequence MPRAPLCPLGADALTYCRGAYWQREPSRGHGQKPLDDEMAVDKDLLELDLYGLLGVGEKVSEKEIKKAYRQKALTCHPDKNPDNPRAAEVFHQLSQALAVLTDAAARVAYDKVRKAKKQAAERTQKLDEKRKKVKLDLEAREREAQIRDNEEEEIRITRTLEQEIIRLREEGSRQLEEQQRLIREQIQLERQQRIQGEIGNQVGNGAEGRITPKLKLKWKCRKEDETGGGYSKEVLLRMLQKYGDVLNLLISSRKVGSAVVEFATVKAAEMAVKNEVGLTDNPLKISWLEGQPQSNPSCVLSDSSGRSRTSQLFSAPRHLWSLSGIMRAW; translated from the exons ATGCCTCGCGCCCCGCTGTGCCCACTGGGAGCGGACGCCCTGACCTATTGCCGCGGAGCATACTG GCAACGCGAGCCCAGCAGGGGGCACGGGCAGAAGCCGCTCGACGACGAAATGGCGGTCGATAAGGACCTGCTGGAGTTGGATCTGTACGGCCTGCTGGGGGTCGGCGAGAAGGTGTCGGAGAAGGAG ATTAAGAAAGCGTACCGCCAGAAGGCCTTGACTTGTCACCCAGATAAGAACCCAGATAATCCCCGAGCAG CGGAAGTCTTCCACCAGCTGTCTCAGGCCTTAGCTGTTCTGACAGATGCAGCAGCAAGG GTGGCATATGACAAAGTGAGAAAAGccaaaaagcaagcagcagaaaggacacAAAAGCTTGATGAGAAGCGAAAGAAAGTAAAGCTTG atcttGAAGCCAGGGAACGGGAAGCCCAGATCCGTGACAATGAAGAGGAGGAGATCCGGATAACAAGGACCTTAGAACAAGAA ATAATACGGTTGCGTGAAGAAGGCTCTCGTCAGCTTGAAGAGCAGCAGAGACTCATTCGAGAACAGATCCAACTTGAAAGACAGCAGCGCATCCAAGGTGAAATAG GCAACCAAGTAGGAAATGGAGCAGAAGGCAGAATAACTCCCAAACTCAAA CTAAAATGGAAATGCAGGAAAGAAGATGAGACAGGAGGGGGATATTCAAAGGAAGTTTTACTGCGGATGCTGCAGAAG TATGGCGACGTGCTAAATTTGTTGATCTCCAGTAGGAAGGTTGGAAGTGCAGTCGTGGAATTTGCTACTGTTAAAGCTGCT GAAATGGCTGTGAAGAATGAAGTTGGCCTGACAGATAATCCTCTAAAGATTTCCTGGCTGGAAGGCCAGCCCCAGAGCAATCCCAGCTGTGTCCTTTCTGACAGCAGTGGTCGGTCTAGGACTTCACAG
- the DNAJC17 gene encoding dnaJ homolog subfamily C member 17 isoform X3 has protein sequence MPRAPLCPLGADALTYCRGAYWQREPSRGHGQKPLDDEMAVDKDLLELDLYGLLGVGEKVSEKEIKKAYRQKALTCHPDKNPDNPRAAEVFHQLSQALAVLTDAAARVAYDKVRKAKKQAAERTQKLDEKRKKVKLDLEAREREAQIRDNEEEEIRITRTLEQEIIRLREEGSRQLEEQQRLIREQIQLERQQRIQGEIGNQVGNGAEGRITPKLKLKWKCRKEDETGGGYSKEVLLRMLQKYGDVLNLLISSRKVGSAVVEFATVKAAEMAVKNEVGLTDNPLKISWLEGQPQSNPSCVLSDSSGRSRTSQDFLSV, from the exons ATGCCTCGCGCCCCGCTGTGCCCACTGGGAGCGGACGCCCTGACCTATTGCCGCGGAGCATACTG GCAACGCGAGCCCAGCAGGGGGCACGGGCAGAAGCCGCTCGACGACGAAATGGCGGTCGATAAGGACCTGCTGGAGTTGGATCTGTACGGCCTGCTGGGGGTCGGCGAGAAGGTGTCGGAGAAGGAG ATTAAGAAAGCGTACCGCCAGAAGGCCTTGACTTGTCACCCAGATAAGAACCCAGATAATCCCCGAGCAG CGGAAGTCTTCCACCAGCTGTCTCAGGCCTTAGCTGTTCTGACAGATGCAGCAGCAAGG GTGGCATATGACAAAGTGAGAAAAGccaaaaagcaagcagcagaaaggacacAAAAGCTTGATGAGAAGCGAAAGAAAGTAAAGCTTG atcttGAAGCCAGGGAACGGGAAGCCCAGATCCGTGACAATGAAGAGGAGGAGATCCGGATAACAAGGACCTTAGAACAAGAA ATAATACGGTTGCGTGAAGAAGGCTCTCGTCAGCTTGAAGAGCAGCAGAGACTCATTCGAGAACAGATCCAACTTGAAAGACAGCAGCGCATCCAAGGTGAAATAG GCAACCAAGTAGGAAATGGAGCAGAAGGCAGAATAACTCCCAAACTCAAA CTAAAATGGAAATGCAGGAAAGAAGATGAGACAGGAGGGGGATATTCAAAGGAAGTTTTACTGCGGATGCTGCAGAAG TATGGCGACGTGCTAAATTTGTTGATCTCCAGTAGGAAGGTTGGAAGTGCAGTCGTGGAATTTGCTACTGTTAAAGCTGCT GAAATGGCTGTGAAGAATGAAGTTGGCCTGACAGATAATCCTCTAAAGATTTCCTGGCTGGAAGGCCAGCCCCAGAGCAATCCCAGCTGTGTCCTTTCTGACAGCAGTGGTCGGTCTAGGACTTCACAG gactttCTGTCAGTGTAG